The region CGGCAGCGGCGGCAGTTTTCGCCGTCTCGGCGGCAGCATCCGGATGTCGCTCCCGAACGGTTGCGTAACCGTTGGCATGAAGTTCATGGGCAAGGTCTGCGCCGCCGGTTTCCACAATGCGGCCACCCAGCATGACGTGAGTGAACTTCGGCGGATTAAATTCCAGCAGGCGTTCATGATGCGTAATAATCAACACGCCCATGTCCGGCCCGGACAGCTTGGATAGTCCTTCGCTGACAACCCGCACGGCGTCGCTGTCCAGACCACTGTCGGTTTCATCCAGAATGGCAAACTTCGGTTTCAGCATTGCCATCTGCAGGATTTCCATCCGCTTCTTTTCTCCTCCGGAGAATCCGTCGTTCAGATAGCGGCGGGCGAATTCCCTGTCCATGTTCAGTTCGTCCATGCGGTCGCGAATTTCTTTGCGGAACTCCCGCATGGGAATCAGCCCCTCACCTTCGCGGCGATCCGGATTGCGAACATTGCTGACGGCATGGCGAATGAAGTCAGCCACCTTGACGCCGGGAATCACGACCGGATACTGAAACGCCAGAAACAGCCCCATACGCGCACGTTCGTCGGCGGAGAACTCGGTGATGTTCGTTCCGTCGATTTCGACGGATCCGCCTGTAACCGCGTAGTTCGGATGTCCCGCCAGAGCGTAGGCCAGAGTGCTCTTGCCGGACCCGTTGGGCCCCATCAGCGCGTGAATTTCTCCGGGCCGGATTTCCATGTTCACGCCCTTCAGAATCGGCGTGTCAGCCACGGAAACATGCAGATCAGTGATTTTGAGCAGGCTGCTCATACAAACCGGTTCCCTTCCATCAGACTTGTCACAACGACCGTTGGCGCTTGCGAATCAGACGTTCAGCGCCGAGTAGCCCGTGTGATGTGGTACGGGCAACTGAGTTTCCCCGCGAGTCACCCTGCGGGCCTTGATCTTGTCCTGAATTCTCATCAGGCCTTCCAGCAGTGCTTCCGGCCGCGGAGGACATCCGGGGACGTAAACATCAACAGGAACCACCAGATCGACTCCCTTCACGACGTGATACCCGTACTTGAAATACGGCCCGCCGCCGACGGTGCAGGCTCCCATAGCAATCACGTACTTGGGATCCGGCATCTGTTCGTACAAACGTCGGACGCGACTGGCCATTTTGAATGTCACTGTTCCGGCGACGATCATCAGGTCGGCCTGACGAGGCGTCGCACGGAACGCACCGGCACCGAATCGATCGATGTCGTATTTACTGGCCCCTGTCGCCATCATTTCAATGGCACAGCACGCGAGCCCGAACGTCATTGGCCAAATGCTGGACTGCTGGCCCCAGTTCATGGCCTGCTCAATCGTTGTGGTAATGACGTTTTCTTCGAATCGTCCTTCAACCCATGTCATGCCGTTGGATCCTTGAGCGGAATGCGAATTCTGCGAAACCGGGCGGAACGCGCGAACCCAGTGACGAAAAGGCTGGCAGACGTCGCTGTCGCAGAAAAAATCGAACCGCAAACTCTATCAACACAACAACTTGTTTCAATCTTACCGCCCCGGTTCCGGTCGCTGGGGATCGCGGCCCGGAAGACGGGAAAGTCTCGTTCGACGTCAGCACGACGCCACTCCGTCAACCGCACTACACGGCCTCCGTCTGCACCTCGAACTCACAACAGTGATGGCCGTCACGGCACCGATGTTTGAATCGCACCGGAGCCCCCAGGACCTGTTCCAGCACCTGCCTCTCCACCTGGCAGATGGCCTCATCCACATCCGCCAGCAAAGGAAATGGGCAGTTGGTTTCCCGAAGGATGGGCAGAGATGTCGAATGGTCACTCTCCACGTTGAAACCGCTGGATTTCATCTCACCCGCAAGCTCGTCCAGGCGAACATCGATGGATTCTGTGTCTGTTAAACGCCGCCGAAACCGGTCGGCGAGCCTGTCTCTGACTTCTGAAAACAGCTGCTGCCGAATGGCTGAATCGTCGATTCCCGCAATCGTCTTCCACAGGACAACCGCAAGCTCCCGGTAGTCTTCACCCAGCGAATGCAGGCCCTTCGCCGTGACCTGATAGATATTTCTGGGGCGCCCGCGACGCTGTGACTGAACTCCGGATTCCAGAAGCCCGCTGCTTTCCAGCCGGGAAATTCGCTGGCGAATCGCTGTCCGTGTCACGCCCAGAACATCGCACAATTGCTGGACGTCCGCCTCACCATTGCGATGCAGCGTCTCCAGGATTGTGCGATCTCGCATGTCGAGCGACGGAACCATGACGCACCTGCCAAACGGACGTGTCCTCTGGAATTCACAACACCAGCGGTCGCCAACGCATGAATTCGACCGGAATCATACGGGGACAGACAATTTTGGCAAATCACAATGCCAAATATGTCCAAAAGTGAGACACCGACTCCAGCAAGGCGGAAACCGGCTGGCCCATACCAACACAACAGGCACCGACCGGTTCAAACCGACGGGCGGCGATTCCGCCAATGTACCGGAATTTCGTCCGGCGACACGGCGCACGGCGTGGAACCTGGGAATGCAGCGCCGTCGTTGCTCGACGCGAGCCGGAAGGAAAGCCATGCAGTGTTGCTTCGCGCGGCCGCATTGGCCGACATCTGGATTCAGAGCGGAACGCGTCCAACGTGAGTTATCGCGCTGTTCGCAGCGCATGTGCTCCTCCGCACGCCGAGCATTCGCACAACGATGGTTGTCGTCGACGTCACCTGCACACTTGCGATCCGGCGACCAATCTGCGAAATGATCCCTTCGCGGAAATCTCACAGATTGCAGGACTGCTCCCCTGGCACCAACTCCGTTGCTCACGTGGCGGCCTCATGGCAGGGAAAATCCCAGACTTGCTCCCGAAAACCCGGGTTCTGCGTGACCAAACGGAACCAACTCCTTCTTCCTTCTGAAAAGAAATAGCGTCGCAGGGAGACTTCGCGGCATGAGCGTTTCGGAACCCAGCACTGCAGCAACCTTGGACGCGGCACCTGTGATCGATGACACGTTTGCGGAAGCCTTCCCAATGACGGCCACGCGACTGGTCATCACGGCCGTCGATCACGAACTTGCTGCAACTGCCGCCCGGGAATTCTGCGGGAACGCGTCGAGCGTGATTGGTTGCGATGCCGAAGCGGGCATTGAGTGTCCGGTCGGGCCGGACGAAACACCCGATGGTCGCCCGGGAGTCAGCGTGCTGGCGTTCGCCTTCAATCGCAAGTCGCTGGAAAAAGCCGTTACCGCCCGTGTCGGTCAAAACGTGCTCACGTGTCCGACAACCGCCTGCTTTTCGGGACTTGTCGGTGAATCGAAGGAAGAACGCATCAAGGTCGGTGCCAATCTGCGATTCTTTGGTGACGGTTTCCAGATCTCCAAGAGACTCGGCGATCGGCGCTATTGGCGAATTCCGGTGATGGACGGTGAGTTCCTGTGTGATGACGTCTTCGGCACAGTGAAGGGCATTGGCGGAGGCAACCTGATCGTCTGCGGAAGGTCGCCTGCAGGAACACTGGCCGCGATGCGATCGGCCGTCAGCGACATCGCCGCGATTCCGGATGTCATTCTGCCGTTTCCGGCGGGAATCGTCCGCAGTGGGTCCAAGGTCGGGTCGAAATACGCCGCGCTGCGGGCCAGCACGAACCATGCGTTCTGCCCGACACTTCGCGGGCAGGTGGAGTCCGGACTGGCGGATGACGAGGCCGTCGTTTACGAACTCGTCATCGACGGACTTTCGGAAAGCGCTGTCGCCGCCGCCATGAAAACCGGACTGCAGCGTCTGTCGTCCTGTCCCGACATCGTGCGCGTGACCGCCGGGAATTACGGCGGAAAACTCGGGCCGCACCACTTTCATCTGCACCGGCTATAGCACAAATCGGAGACTACTTCTCAAACGTCCGGCTGCTGTTCCTGTCCGACGTCGGGAAGTCAGCCGGAATCGGTATCGTGACCTTTCCGGTCGCCGCCCATTCGGTACCGCGCAGCAGCGTCGTGATGAAGCCGACATCTTGCATCGAATAGTCGGCGTGTCCCATCGGCGTGTGGAAGACTCGTCCTCTGCCGAAGGTCACGGTCAGCATCATGGGTTCATGCCGGCCGGTACCGCCTTTTTCAGGATCACTGTAGGCTGTTGCCAGCAGATTCATGTTCGCAGCGGGGCCTCGCAGGGAGTCATAGAGTTCGTCCTTTGCGTGCAGCCATTCCGCAGGCATGCCCTTCGTGACGGGATGCTGACGATCGCGGACGACGATCGCAAACTCATGCTGGACTCCGTGATGCCCGCCGTTTCCGGCAGACGTATCCCGAATGAGATCACCGCGGTCATTTGTGTAGATATAAGGGCCGTCCTTTTCCGTTCTTCCGCCCCAGCCGCCGAGGCCGATCATCCGGTTGTACGCGGGCCAGTCGGGAAACGCGTTGTCTGCCGCATGGACGACAACGAATCCGCCGCCGTCACCGACAAATGTTTCGAAGGCTTCCTGTGTCGACTTTGGCCAGGCCGCCGCGCTATGGCCGAAGTTGGAAATCACGACGTCGTACTTCGAAAAGTCGGGGCGGTAGTCGGGGTCCGTCTGAGGTTTCTCTGTTGATGTGCCTGTCACGCCCTCCAGTGGATACTGTTCAACCAGGTCACCGCCGTTCCAGGTATACGCCGTACGAGCCACGTCAACGGTGAACAGCCCTGTTTGCTCAAGATACCGCTTCATCATGAACGTGGTCTTTGGCCACATGTCGTGATTGTTCTGTCCGTCGACGATCAGGGCTCTGATCGGATCGGCGGCGGTCGCGCACGGCATCGCGGTCGCAGTTATTGCGAATGTCAGAAACGTCAGAATTGTTTGCAGTTTCATGATTGCCTCCGAAGCAGATGAAGGAAACGAATGAAGAAAAACAGGACGGTCAACAGTACTGAATGAAGCATTCGCTGGCAAAGGGCCGGTCGAGTACCGCCTTCACTGGAAATACGGCACAAGCACGATCGCTCCGACAATGGCTGCCGTGACCGACGCCAGCAGGACGGCTCCGGCAGCAATATCCTTGGCTCTTCCCGCCAGAGTGTGGTGCTCGGGCGAAATCAAGAGCAGTCGATGAAGTCTCATGTTGAGCACACCCAACAGGACCTGAATGCACCGCCAACGGCCAGGCTTCCGTGCAATCTTTGCCGAGTTATTCCGACTTCAGAAACTCCAGCAGGTCTGCCATCTGCTGCACGGACACATCTTTCTCAATGCCTTCCGGCATCAAAGACTTGTTGGTTGCCTGAAGCTCATCGATGTCGCTCCGCAGAATTGTCTGTTCGCGGCCTTCCGGCTGACGCAGGACGATGGCCGATTCGGTGTCACCGACCAGCAGGCCGCTGAATGTCAGGCCGTCGGATGTCACAACGACGTACTCACTGAACTGCGGGTCGACGCGGCGGTTGGGATCCAGAATGTCGTACAGCAGGGCGTCGCGAGTCCGGTTTCGAGTGTCGCTGATGTCCGGGCCGACGTTGCTTCCGCGTCCGTTGATGCGATGGCACTTGATGCAGGTTTTCTCGAACACAGCGGCGCCTCGCTCGGCGGACGCGTCCATTGTCAGCGCGGTGGAGTATTCCTCGGCAACGGCCTTCCGATTGGCGGAAACGACGTCGCCGAAGACTTCAACGGCCAGCCGACGAATCGTGTCATCCCGATGCTGAAGCAACTGGACTCGCCGGTCGATATCGATGAATGATGACGAGATCGTTCCGGCGGCCATCGCTTTCAGCAAATCCAGCGTGGAATCGGTCCGCGCCATCAGCAGCGACAGCGCTTCCGACTTCACGGCCGGACCAGGCCCGTTCCAGTTCTCCAGCAGGACCGCGGCCGTTTCGGAGCTGAATCTTTCACGTGCCGCCTGGACGGCTGCGAGCTGAACGGCGGTCGGTTCGCCGGGCTGCAGAAGCTTTTTCAGCGCGGACGTCAGGACGTCGGGCGACTGGCTGGACAGCAGTGCGATCGCGGCAATGCGGTCACTCGCTGAACGCTGCCGGTCGGTCGCACATTCCGCCGCGGCATCGAGTGTAGCCAGGATATCCGGAACTGCGGCCGCTGCGCCATCCGGAGGATTCTCCAGCAATTTTGCCAGCGACTTCGCTGTCGCGTCGCCACGATTGCGAGGCAGCCCGCGGGCGAGCCCGGTCAGGATGGCAGTTCGTGCGGAAAGCTGGTCTTCGCTGCAGGATGCGGCAGCGTTCAGCGTTGTAGCAAGTTCGCCTGCATCGCCTCGCTGACCGACGACCGATGCCAGGTCGTGCAACAGTCCCGTACGATGGTCTTCCGGATCGGTCGGCGTAGTCTGTGGCGAACCCGATGATGCTGCAGGACCATTGTGCGAATCGCCGCTGACGAGAAACGCGATCAGTTCACCCGAACAGTCCTTCGCGGCGAGCAGCACTGATTGCCGCAGCCAGTGGTCCATTGGTTTCGAGACGATGGCTTTCAGCGCGTCGACAACTTCGGGCGTAACAGGTCCGCAGCATGCCAGGGCGGCCGCGTAACGAACAGCGGCGTTGTCGCTGGCAGCCCGGTCCAGCAGCGTGTCTGTAAGATGGGACTCCGATCCCATCGCATTCTTCTGCTCAGAATCTGTCACGCGGCCGGAATCTCGCCGCACGTCAGTCGGAACGATCCGCCAGATGCGGCCCTTGTCCTCGCCGGCTCGCCAGTCGATTCGAGCCGCGATGTCCGGGGGCAGGAACTTCGGGTGCTCGACCCACATGCGGTACATGTCGGCCACGTAGAGTGCTCCGTCGGGGCCGGTGCGCAGGCTGCCTGGCCGGAACCACGTATCCGTCGACGCCAGAAAATCGGCGTCGGGGCGAGCTCGGCGTGCGGTCAGAGCCGGGCTGTTCGGGATCGGTTCAATGATCGATCGCGTGACCAGATGCCCGACCGGTTCGCAGACGAACACGCTCCGCTGGAATTCGTCGTCCCAGAGCTCGCCGACGTAAGCAGTGACTCCGCAGGCCGATGTGTGGGTTCCCGCGTGAGACAAATAGTTGCTTTTCATCGCCACCAGCGGAAACACCTTCGTGTCGCCTCCCGACGGACCGACGTCAGTGTGCAGTGTGCCGATCGTGACATACGGATTCGATTTCGCGGCGGCCTGAGGAATCATCTCCATCATGATCGGATTGCGGTTCGTGCAGAAGAAGCGGTGACCGAAACGATCGACCGTGTTGCCGAACTGACCCAACCCGCTGACCGTTTCGAATTCCATCGTCGCCGGATTGAACTTCATGTCCTGGCGAGGCATCTTCACCGGTTCATCCGTTTCGAACCCCGGCCGGCGGCAGCGCACGTTTCCCGGAGCGTACGTGAGATAGATCCAGTTGTCGGATCCCCTCACGGGACAGCCGATCTGCATCTGCGGATGAGCGGGTTCGAAGCCGTCGAACCAGACTTCGCGCACGTCAGCCACGTTGTCGCCGTCGGTGTCCTTCAGAAACAGGATTTCCGTTTGTGCTCCCGCCAGAATCCCGTCCATCAGCGGCATGAAGCTGTGACAGAACTGCAACTTGTCGGCGAAGACGATGCGCTTGTCCATGCGGCCATCGCCGTCCGTGTCGTCCAGCATCACAATCTGCGAAAGCGGTTCGGCGCCTTCGATGGCGTTGCCGTCTTCATCGACCGGCCCGATCGGATAGTCGCCGTATTCGGCCACGAACATCCTTCCCCGCGGATCAAATTCGATCCAGACAGGATCCTTCACCAGCGGTTCGGCGGCGACGAGTTCGATGCGCGAACCCGGTTCGATCTGAAAGCAGGCCAGCGATTCTTCGGGCGACTTCGGCGGGTCCGGCTGCTGGTCAATCCAGTGCCGTCCGCCGCGTTCGGCGTTAACGGCATTCAGCAGGTCGGATGCGTCAGATTGCGGCAAAAGGCAGGCAAGCAGGAAAACAAGCGTCTGGATCATTGTCGGAACCGTTTCGCCAGGTCGTGAGATGTCGCCGGACTCAATCCTCTGGTTCTCGGAAGGCTGTCAGCATTCGGCGTCGCCCCACGGCTCTTCCTTCATAAACCCGAAACGTGGCACCGTACACTTCAACGGCCCGCGCGCCTTACGCAAACGCATTGCGCAGCATCGCCAGACTTTTTGGAATCGCCGTGCGCGGATCCTCGTGACCTTCAAATTCCAGCGACACATACCCGTGGTAATTGTGCTTCGCCAAGAGTTTGGCGATTCGCGGATAGTCCAGATCCAGAGAATACCACAGGCCTCCGCCGTAGTAGGTTTTCGCCTGCACCAGCACGGCGTCGTCGGCCATCATCTCCAGCCGATCGTACGGATCTTCCAGAAAGTTGCCGGTGTCCAAAGTCGTCTTCAGCCACGGTGATTCAATGGCTTTCACGATCCGCATCACGCCTTCCGGAGTGCGTCCGAGTCCCCAGTGATTTTCCAGACCCAGCGTGACTCCACATTTTTCGGCCGTCGCCAGGCAGTCCGTCAGTCCCTGAATCACCCAGCCGAACGCTTCTTCTTCGGTATGTCCTTCCAGCACCGGCTCGATGCCGCGATTGGCCATCAGTTCGTCGAAACTGCCGCTGGTGCCCCATCGACCGGTGTTGACTCGCATCGTCGGGATGCCCAGCTTGTAGGCCAGCTCGATACTGTTAATCGTCTTCACTGTGTTCTTCTTTCGCTCTTCCGGATCGGGACTAACCCAGCCCTGGTGAGTCGAAAAGCCGCACAGATCCATGCCGTTGACAA is a window of Planctomycetaceae bacterium DNA encoding:
- the sufC gene encoding Fe-S cluster assembly ATPase SufC, whose amino-acid sequence is MSSLLKITDLHVSVADTPILKGVNMEIRPGEIHALMGPNGSGKSTLAYALAGHPNYAVTGGSVEIDGTNITEFSADERARMGLFLAFQYPVVIPGVKVADFIRHAVSNVRNPDRREGEGLIPMREFRKEIRDRMDELNMDREFARRYLNDGFSGGEKKRMEILQMAMLKPKFAILDETDSGLDSDAVRVVSEGLSKLSGPDMGVLIITHHERLLEFNPPKFTHVMLGGRIVETGGADLAHELHANGYATVRERHPDAAAETAKTAAAAV
- the nuoB gene encoding NADH-quinone oxidoreductase subunit NuoB is translated as MTWVEGRFEENVITTTIEQAMNWGQQSSIWPMTFGLACCAIEMMATGASKYDIDRFGAGAFRATPRQADLMIVAGTVTFKMASRVRRLYEQMPDPKYVIAMGACTVGGGPYFKYGYHVVKGVDLVVPVDVYVPGCPPRPEALLEGLMRIQDKIKARRVTRGETQLPVPHHTGYSALNV
- a CDS encoding MarR family transcriptional regulator, with product MVPSLDMRDRTILETLHRNGEADVQQLCDVLGVTRTAIRQRISRLESSGLLESGVQSQRRGRPRNIYQVTAKGLHSLGEDYRELAVVLWKTIAGIDDSAIRQQLFSEVRDRLADRFRRRLTDTESIDVRLDELAGEMKSSGFNVESDHSTSLPILRETNCPFPLLADVDEAICQVERQVLEQVLGAPVRFKHRCRDGHHCCEFEVQTEAV
- the fhcD gene encoding formylmethanofuran--tetrahydromethanopterin N-formyltransferase; the protein is MSVSEPSTAATLDAAPVIDDTFAEAFPMTATRLVITAVDHELAATAAREFCGNASSVIGCDAEAGIECPVGPDETPDGRPGVSVLAFAFNRKSLEKAVTARVGQNVLTCPTTACFSGLVGESKEERIKVGANLRFFGDGFQISKRLGDRRYWRIPVMDGEFLCDDVFGTVKGIGGGNLIVCGRSPAGTLAAMRSAVSDIAAIPDVILPFPAGIVRSGSKVGSKYAALRASTNHAFCPTLRGQVESGLADDEAVVYELVIDGLSESAVAAAMKTGLQRLSSCPDIVRVTAGNYGGKLGPHHFHLHRL
- a CDS encoding ThuA domain-containing protein encodes the protein MKLQTILTFLTFAITATAMPCATAADPIRALIVDGQNNHDMWPKTTFMMKRYLEQTGLFTVDVARTAYTWNGGDLVEQYPLEGVTGTSTEKPQTDPDYRPDFSKYDVVISNFGHSAAAWPKSTQEAFETFVGDGGGFVVVHAADNAFPDWPAYNRMIGLGGWGGRTEKDGPYIYTNDRGDLIRDTSAGNGGHHGVQHEFAIVVRDRQHPVTKGMPAEWLHAKDELYDSLRGPAANMNLLATAYSDPEKGGTGRHEPMMLTVTFGRGRVFHTPMGHADYSMQDVGFITTLLRGTEWAATGKVTIPIPADFPTSDRNSSRTFEK
- a CDS encoding diacylglycerol kinase family protein, whose translation is MRLHRLLLISPEHHTLAGRAKDIAAGAVLLASVTAAIVGAIVLVPYFQ
- a CDS encoding c-type cytochrome codes for the protein MIQTLVFLLACLLPQSDASDLLNAVNAERGGRHWIDQQPDPPKSPEESLACFQIEPGSRIELVAAEPLVKDPVWIEFDPRGRMFVAEYGDYPIGPVDEDGNAIEGAEPLSQIVMLDDTDGDGRMDKRIVFADKLQFCHSFMPLMDGILAGAQTEILFLKDTDGDNVADVREVWFDGFEPAHPQMQIGCPVRGSDNWIYLTYAPGNVRCRRPGFETDEPVKMPRQDMKFNPATMEFETVSGLGQFGNTVDRFGHRFFCTNRNPIMMEMIPQAAAKSNPYVTIGTLHTDVGPSGGDTKVFPLVAMKSNYLSHAGTHTSACGVTAYVGELWDDEFQRSVFVCEPVGHLVTRSIIEPIPNSPALTARRARPDADFLASTDTWFRPGSLRTGPDGALYVADMYRMWVEHPKFLPPDIAARIDWRAGEDKGRIWRIVPTDVRRDSGRVTDSEQKNAMGSESHLTDTLLDRAASDNAAVRYAAALACCGPVTPEVVDALKAIVSKPMDHWLRQSVLLAAKDCSGELIAFLVSGDSHNGPAASSGSPQTTPTDPEDHRTGLLHDLASVVGQRGDAGELATTLNAAASCSEDQLSARTAILTGLARGLPRNRGDATAKSLAKLLENPPDGAAAAVPDILATLDAAAECATDRQRSASDRIAAIALLSSQSPDVLTSALKKLLQPGEPTAVQLAAVQAARERFSSETAAVLLENWNGPGPAVKSEALSLLMARTDSTLDLLKAMAAGTISSSFIDIDRRVQLLQHRDDTIRRLAVEVFGDVVSANRKAVAEEYSTALTMDASAERGAAVFEKTCIKCHRINGRGSNVGPDISDTRNRTRDALLYDILDPNRRVDPQFSEYVVVTSDGLTFSGLLVGDTESAIVLRQPEGREQTILRSDIDELQATNKSLMPEGIEKDVSVQQMADLLEFLKSE
- a CDS encoding sugar phosphate isomerase/epimerase family protein, encoding MLRLNRRTALGSIAAGFVASRCPAISAADEGKPSAPKRATRFAVSSYSFWQFENEELRPIEKCIDLAAEWGFDGVEILEMQMLEKDNSALQRLKQRAFVNGMDLCGFSTHQGWVSPDPEERKKNTVKTINSIELAYKLGIPTMRVNTGRWGTSGSFDELMANRGIEPVLEGHTEEEAFGWVIQGLTDCLATAEKCGVTLGLENHWGLGRTPEGVMRIVKAIESPWLKTTLDTGNFLEDPYDRLEMMADDAVLVQAKTYYGGGLWYSLDLDYPRIAKLLAKHNYHGYVSLEFEGHEDPRTAIPKSLAMLRNAFA